In Enoplosus armatus isolate fEnoArm2 chromosome 2, fEnoArm2.hap1, whole genome shotgun sequence, one DNA window encodes the following:
- the LOC139301338 gene encoding CDGSH iron-sulfur domain-containing protein 3, mitochondrial-like, whose protein sequence is MDTLVTKLVHKWIRLTWRRRWITAVAASKVQLSTLPPEPVIPSKKPFKVELVGGKKYAWCTCGHSKKQPFCDGAHKTKAQGLSPLRFVPEKDATVWLCGCKYTNNPPYCDGTHKQDFIVSAPLHEHTGS, encoded by the exons ATGGACACGTTGGTGACCAAATTAGTCCACAAATGGATCCGTTTAACCTGGAGACGACGGTGGATAACGGCTGTGGCAGCTTCCAAG GTCCAGCTCTCCACACTTCCTCCAGAGCCTGTCATCCCCTCTAAAAAGCCTTTCAAAGTGGAGCTGGTTGGTGGAAAGAAGTATGCATGGTGCACCTGTGGACACAGCAAGAAACAG CCTTTCTGCGACGGAGCCCACAAAACCAAAGCCCAAGGCCTGTCCCCGCTGCGCTTTGTCCCTGAGAAAGATGCCACAGTTTGGTTGTGTGGCTGCAAGTACACAAACAACCCACCTTACTGTGATGGCACGCACAAGCAGGACTTCATCGTATCTGCCCcactacatgaacacactggcTCTTGA